The Chanos chanos chromosome 3, fChaCha1.1, whole genome shotgun sequence genome segment TGCCCTTAAGCGCCGCGAGCATGAGACGAGTTCCGTTAGATCCCGGTGGAGCTGCACAAATAAAGTCCGGTAAAGAAAAGACTCTTAATACTCTCAGTTAAAATGACTGACTGAGTAGACTTCAAATGCATTCACTGAAATGCTCTTCAAACACTCACTTTGCCTCAGTACAGACAGTAGACCACCAGAGGAACCTAGCCCACTGGAGTTTGGTTTCCCCACCagggcttttttctttatttcagcatTGCTGCTACTCTGGCAGATGTTGGCTAACACCATACAGTATAAGTGTTCTAACTGCCAAGGCCAGGAGGTCCCATGTGATACCAATCTCTAAAAAACAACAGGCATACAGTTTTTAACCATCACATAACAAGTACAGATCACTAAACTATATAGTCAGGCTGAGAATTTTAGAATCTTCTTAACTTCCCCAAAAGATTGGGCACTATGCTCACATGcatattaaatgtattttttacaagtttgaaataaatagaaccacaacatcacaaaaacaaatgcactcTTGAAGCAATTTCCAACGCAGTAAAATTTATACATAATTAGTGGAAGTCATATACTCAACAAGAATGACTGGAGAGGTGCAATTGAACAGTTGTACAATATGTCATTTGAAGAAAGCTGTTGCGACCTCTTAGTGTTGGAGGACCGCAttacacatattaaaaaaacaagttgCATAAAAGCACCCTCACAACATagatgaaatgtgaaacaaagtaaaaaaatgagcaaattGTTGTGCTCTTTGTTTTGAGCTAAGAAATGTTGCACCAACTTAACTTGTGGACCCTGTTCAAAATGAACGTAGGTACATTTAAATGGCCGGAAGGAGGGTTTCTCCACCTTTTCATCCAGTCCCTCAGTCTCCTGTCCCTGGGCCATGTGAAagttcattaaaatgtcaaGGCACACCATGCTTGATTTTGCAGCCTCACCAAGAATCATGAGGCCCAGTCCAGTCTCAACCCTGGAAACATAAGTGTGGAAAAGCTTTGGAAATTTTGAACAAACCCGGCACTGTAAATGATTTCTTCAGCCAGTGTAATCAATATGCAAATTACTTCCATGTTTTAAAAGGTGAGAACAGAGGTGAACCTGGTATACAATGGTACATATAACTTGGTATACATCCATGTCAACTTGATCTGAAAACCTTTATGTGAAGTTTCCAAATTAACATTGTTATGAAAACCTTTGTGTGAAATTTGCACACTGGAAAAGTAATTCATATTTGATTTCATGTATGTTTAGCAGGAAGGCCATCAATATGTTCACTATGCACTAAACATTTCTGCAGTAACAGAACCAAACAGTGACACACCTAATTTGACTTAATTTCACTTATCAGATGATCCACAAGCCCTTGATGAGTTGAATCAGCTGTATTTGTGCTGGTCTAAAACTGTTATGGTTAGTTTTCTTAGACAAAGGCTAGGTCCAGTCCTGAACAACATTCCAAACTGaaattcttcatttaaaaagcCATTCAGCCCATGTGTCGTTTGAATCTTAGCCTGTGAAAGCCATTATTAAAGGCTCGGAGGGGGAATGTGTGTGGAAACACTAGTGTAGTGAAAAATCTTAAGAGGAGATCCCAGGGGGATGAACACACCAGTTGTCCTGCTGGAGTGAATCTttcagagagatgagatgatTTACCACCTGCGAGGGCTGACTAATGCTGTTGTCCACACAATACCAGCTCAGGAGACAGTGCCAAAGCAACGGGCTCACTTCATACCCCTGGACATCCATCTGAATCTGTCAATCCCCGACAGTCAATGAAACAACTCACAAGCTTGTCTGCACATGGAACAGCCCAAACTCAAGCGATGCCTAGATGATTTTGCATCTTTTACAACATGAAGATTCTGACTTattctttttaatcattttcataataGCCTGAGAAATAAATATCAGTCATGATTTCTTACAAAAGATTTCAGCATGTTTGTTTCAACATTATACAACAGTGGCACTGGCTGTATGTGGAAATCTAAAACACAATCACATCATGCAACCCTCATTTCCACCGTATTGCCAATAAACATTAGGATTACATAAGATATAATCTTTTATATTTTCAGCAATACAGCTATGTACCTTCTTCATTCTTCCATTTTTGCAACTATTGGGTTTTCTccaggtttttgtttgtctctctctctctctctctctctctctctctgtgtgtatgagtgtgtgtgtgtgtgtgaattgatCCTAAGTGATGAAACACTTACCTCAAAAGAACCCTCGTTACTAGTTTTGAGACCAAACACTATTTCTCCTACTTGTAGCATGAAGTGAACAGCAAACGACAAGTCGGGAAAAGGCTGATAGCATGCCTCACACTCTGAAAGCACTAAAAGGCAGGGAAAGTTTTACATCTGTTAGAGTTACACTGGTAACTTAAGGTGCACTGGACTTatgttctatttttttcctctgaccaGTTTTGCATTGTTTGCAGCACAGAAAGTTGTTACAAACTCCACCCTTCTTTTTTTGCAATTCCAACATTTAATCTGACTTTACAATCGACTTTATGCAGTTATGTTACATAATATCCAATACAATCTGAGGATCTATATCATAAGGTCTatgagagtttaaaaaaaaaaccttttaggaggttacaaataaaacatctgcTGCTCTGCAGCAAGCCCTTCAGGTTTCCCAAcatgtgaaagagaaacagtctCAAAAAGACCATGTAGCCAATctataaaagaacaaaaggggagaggttaaaaaaacaaaaacattattccTTAGTGCAGTCAAATGTATCACTGGGgcaaaatgaaatgcagaccTAACATTGTTTCTTtactttaaacatttttcacagtaaCTCAGAGTAGAAACCCACATGCACTGTACCTTCAGTATTTTAATGTCATGGTACAGCCTGGACTTTCGCGAGGTGTCATTGCACATCTGCAGGAGGACCGACTCTGCCAAAAAGAATAACGCTGGAATCTGATCCTCAAGTACTGGAGCCTGGTCCAGCGACATCAGCAGCGCATCCAAGGATTCTAGACACAGCCATGTTCATTGTAATGGGACTCAATTCATTTACATTACAGCAGTAACTAAAAGCATGGTATAATATGGTAAAAATATCAACTGATGCTTCATTTTGCTACGGGGAAGAGTCACCTATGCTGTGCCTTTAATTGACccaccattttgaattttatcaCAAGACAAGCCCAGCGAAAGAAGATCTATCCAGGCACGAGGAAGCTCAACGTTGGGGCCCACACCCATAGACCGAAGTCCAGCTCGGCGCTGTTGTTTCAAATGGTTAAAAAAGTTATGTGACACACTGAACTGATATCTGTCTCCACCTAGTGGTTGATATGGGCAGCAAGCAGTACTCTTCACATTCTTCACTTCACTGTTAGTCAAGTGCTCAAATTAGTTTAAGTTAACGCAGACAGtgccaaacatttacatctACAAATATCTAAACCAAGTCATTTGTCTGAAGAGGTCTTGACCCACTGGGTTATATGAACATAATTACCcacaaaacagaccaaaataAGTAAGAGAAAATAGAGCAAAACAGAATTTACTACCTTGCTTTGACTAACAAGCTGCTTTGCCAGACTGATATAGTGCTTTTGTTCTCCAGAGCCTTGTGCATGATATAACTCCCAAAGATACTGCTCTGTTGTTTCAAAAGGGTTTctgcaacacaaaaaaaaccctgttttttGTCACATACTTCCTGGCACCTGAGggtaaaatacaaaatatggTTTCTCTGTGGTCTGGGCAGTCTTGAATTTGGCTTAATGCTATTTAGCTTACAGAGAAAATGTTGCTTTGTAATGATCCCCTCAGGCACACGCAATTCCAGGAACTACAAATGATCAGGGTATTTTGTTGTAGCCGAATAATGCCAGGTTCAGACTACACAATTTCAGCCCGATTTTGACACGATTTTGTCGTTGTATACAAACTTCCAGCGTCGGGCCCGAATATGAACGTCTGGAACGACGAACGGTTGTCTTTACCCCCTGTAGTGTGACACAGGCTAATCTAAGAAGAGTCTGACATCTCCTACGACATGCTCCTTGACGTTGACCAAGAGGATGAACCACAGTCATCCTAGCCTGACGATCTATGAACTTGCGCAAGGTTGTGAGAGGCAGAATACGATGATTGGTCGGGGGCGtacttgtagtgttgccagtGTCCAGGCCAAGACGCGGCAATAGTTTATGGCAATATGATTGCCTGATTTGACATGGTGACCattgtgaaagacaaaaatattgtgtAGTCTGATCCCGGCATAAGTATGACCCTTTCCAACTGCACCATTAACCAAAGCTGCGTCCATCTAAACTAGCTGGACCCATGCCATAGAAACCAGTGTTGCAGCTGCCAGTCCCAATAAGGTATTGCTCATCGACCTAGTGGCATTCTAAATCTTGTTCACTGAGTGAAAAGAGctaatgagaaaagagaggacataCTGAAGATGTATAGATTATCCAGGAAATTGGCTTCTGATGCCAGATTCATATACTAGTTCTTTAGTTTTTGAGTTCATTAAAGAACTAAAGCATTCTGTTCAAATGTTTCAGTTTATAGTGTCTGTTTTTCATACTGTATTTTTGCTGAGTGATTTCTGCGTTTTAACATTTTTTGGAATTTTTACAGATCTCCCAGTCCCCTGTAACTTGGGATATGCAATATAACTGCATATGACATTATAAAAGTTCACATGATAATCAAGGTGATCATGTAAACAGTTACACATGCTTGAGAATGCAACTTTACAGCATTCTCAAATGATGTCAGTGATGTAGTAGCTTTCATCTGTTATCATTTTAATGTGCGACGTGTATGGGTACACTATCAAATGTTAATTTCATTCGTTCAAATTATTATTTGGGGGTTCTGAACCAATAAAATCAAAATCTGTTTATATGAGTTTTGCTTAAGCAGCTGTTGTTCATTGTAGACTTGTAGAATGCTGAAAATGGTGCCTGTTTGATCACGTGAAAGATCCTGATTGGGTACATTTGTGAGTAATCTGGCGGCTACCTTTAAAACCTTCAAAAGTTGTCTTATAAGGAGAGGTGAAAAAACTTGTCTGATGAAAAATGTAGCATTTTGCACTGAGAGATGTATGGAGACAAAATCTATTTATTTCAGTATATCCAACTATGAATTAAATTTTGGGAAGGACTCTGGCCAGTACTTCTATTTGATGACTAAGCACTTTCTGCCCACCCTTGTTAAtattcaa includes the following:
- the tmem232 gene encoding transmembrane protein 232 → MPIFNVPVTHCLGIISQTCQRDLQKRLFERKEGRNEMAQKKTVIARCQERRAGLRSMGVGPNVELPRAWIDLLSLGLSCDKIQNESLDALLMSLDQAPVLEDQIPALFFLAESVLLQMCNDTSRKSRLYHDIKILKIGYMVFLRLFLFHMLGNLKGLLQSSRLLSECEACYQPFPDLSFAVHFMLQVGEIVFGLKTSNEGSFEIQMDVQGYEVSPLLWHCLLSWYCVDNSISQPSQVVNHLISLKDSLQQDNWVETGLGLMILGEAAKSSMVCLDILMNFHMAQGQETEGLDEKRLVSHGTSWPWQLEHLYCMVLANICQSSSNAEIKKKALVGKPNSSGLGSSGGLLSVLRQTPPGSNGTRLMLAALKGRGDWRVRCSAMQALVHVCRGPIHQDGLRNAAWLALQDSLHQETDRRVVDAIEFSVPGGMVHDEGLSCPWSRGKAAGQTKPSQQVPSPVKLKSKSPLSTFRAQTSTGVNGHCRFVTTQSEATKQNAYTDFKTRADTELMKIVQDQWQKELQIKMAEEEAIEKEELAKAMKEEEDKFQEIMRKRMEKLKKDTKPYELSRYEKPALNYKTSV